A stretch of Hymenobacter psoromatis DNA encodes these proteins:
- a CDS encoding S41 family peptidase: MSYQKKLQMRLLVLPLFFAASSLFAQTSTPDVQPSKEVVQYLNEFQHIIKQNALYADSINWGQLSREVTEKSRGLATVEDCKPVIDHILRTLRNAGDKHSFFIPKEKATSQNSASYEAKQAESQYLGNDIGYLKIPALSSMNSSVGQNFSQGIRRQMEALETQHNLTGWVVDLRHNTGGNMHPMINGLQPLIGEGIYGYFIFPRRTIKKTIPLYVWSGKGKEQPAVKAAKTQQRVAVLIDSLTASSGEMVALSFKGRSNVKFFGQPSAGYTTTNQDFRLSDGAYLLLATGYMADKNRNTYLPNIAPDVVVEYAPANTQDKTIEAARKWLLEAK, encoded by the coding sequence ATGTCCTATCAAAAAAAGCTACAGATGAGATTATTGGTCTTGCCACTCTTTTTTGCCGCGAGCAGCTTGTTTGCTCAAACCAGCACGCCAGACGTTCAGCCTTCGAAGGAAGTGGTGCAGTACCTGAATGAATTCCAACACATAATAAAGCAGAACGCGCTGTATGCTGACTCCATTAACTGGGGTCAGTTGAGCCGTGAAGTCACGGAAAAATCACGGGGTCTGGCAACTGTCGAGGATTGTAAGCCCGTCATCGACCATATCCTGCGAACGCTCCGAAACGCGGGGGACAAGCATTCTTTTTTCATACCGAAGGAAAAGGCCACCAGTCAGAATTCTGCCAGCTATGAGGCCAAGCAAGCCGAAAGCCAGTACTTGGGAAATGACATCGGGTACCTCAAAATTCCGGCACTCAGCTCGATGAATTCCTCCGTAGGGCAGAACTTCTCTCAAGGCATACGCCGCCAGATGGAAGCGTTGGAAACCCAACACAACCTAACGGGGTGGGTGGTCGACCTGCGGCATAATACGGGCGGGAATATGCACCCCATGATTAATGGGCTTCAGCCACTCATCGGAGAGGGAATTTATGGCTACTTTATTTTCCCCAGGCGTACGATTAAGAAGACAATTCCGCTGTACGTCTGGAGTGGTAAGGGAAAGGAACAGCCAGCAGTTAAAGCGGCTAAAACGCAGCAAAGGGTAGCCGTTCTTATCGACTCGCTGACAGCAAGTAGCGGCGAGATGGTTGCCCTATCCTTTAAAGGGCGAAGCAATGTGAAATTCTTTGGTCAGCCTTCGGCAGGATATACGACCACAAATCAAGACTTTAGGCTTTCGGATGGAGCATATCTTTTGCTAGCAACAGGCTATATGGCGGATAAAAACCGGAACACGTATTTGCCCAACATCGCCCCGGATGTGGTCGTGGAGTACGCGCCAGCCAATACCCAAGATAAGACGATAGAAGCCGCTAGAAAGTGGTTACTGGAGGCTAAGTAG